One Euphorbia lathyris chromosome 1, ddEupLath1.1, whole genome shotgun sequence DNA segment encodes these proteins:
- the LOC136235094 gene encoding zinc finger protein CONSTANS-LIKE 16-like, with product MISNKNVANAFAGKTARACDSCIKKRARWYCAADDAFLCQSCDSSVHSANPLARRHERVRLKTASLKSLDLKEPSWLHGFTRKPRTPRHGAKPLSLFKTQDKFNFVPELGSDEISLEDNDEDQQLLYRVPIFDPFVAQLCTSTTISNDGIESRDSFPASAEKRQDVESLHGFLPSDMDLADFAADVESLLGRGLENESFRMEELGLVECKEEELHEDCNSLKKEEFDVDTEIDMGKEEELPFELSFEYDSATCGEEDEKVERELKKEGDESQEKSIKKKKILLSLDYEGVISAWASQGCPWTTGNRPELEADDECWPHWMGNWGGEQHGYRQYAVNHVMGGGREARVSRYREKRRTRLFSKKIRYQVRKLNAEKRPRMKGRFVKRPDTSLH from the exons ATGATTTCAAACAAAAATGTTGCCAACGCCTTTGCAGGCAAAACAGCTAGAGCCTGCGATAGTTGTATTAAAAAACGAGCCAGATGGTATTGTGCTGCCGATGATGCTTTTCTTTGCCAATCCTGTGATTCCTCCGTCCATTCGGCTAACCCTTTAGCTCGTAGGCACGAAAGGGTTCGCTTGAAGACCGCTTCTCTTAAATCTTTGGACCTCAAGGAACCATCTTGGCTTCATGGCTTCACTCGAAAGCCAAGAACACCTAGACATGGTGCCAAGCCCCTTTCTCTTTTCAAAACTCAAGATAAATTCAACTTTGTCCCTGAATTGGGCTCGGATGAGATATCTCTTGAAGATAACGATGAAGATCAGCAGCTTCTTTACAGGGTTCCGATCTTCGATCCTTTTGTTGCTCAATTATGCACTTCAACTACTATTTCCAATGACGGAATTGAATCTAGGGATTCTTTTCCAGCCAGCGCCGAAAAGCGGCAGGATGTTGAGAGTTTACATGGATTTCTTCCGTCGGATATGGATCTTGCAGATTTTGCTGCCGATGTTGAGAGCCTGCTCGGTAGGGGCCTTGAAAACGAGTCGTTCAGGATGGAAGAGCTTGGGCTTGTAGAATGTAAAGAGGAGGAATTGCACGAAGATTGTAATTCACTAAAGAAAGAAGAATTTGATGTGGATACTGAGATAGACATGGGCAAAGAGGAAGAGCTTCCATTTGAGCTGAGCTTCGAGTATGACTCTGCAACTTGTGGAGAGGAAGACGAGAAAGTAGAGAGAGAATTGAAGAAGGAGGGAGATGAAAGCCAAGAGAAGAgcataaagaagaagaagatactgTTGAGTTTAGACTATGAGGGTGTAATAAGCGCTTGGGCAAGCCAAGGTTGTCCGTGGACGACTGGTAACCGGCCGGAATTGGAGGCGGACGACGAATGCTGGCCTCACTGGATG GGAAATTGGGGAGGTGAGCAGCATGGATACAGACAGTACGCTGTAAATCATGtaatgggaggaggaagagaggcACGAGTATCAAGGTATAGAGAGAAGAGAAGAACAAGGTTGTTTTCAAAGAAAATAAGGTACCAAGTCAGGAAACTTAATGCTGAGAAAAGGCCCAGAATGAAAGGCAGATTTGTCAAGAGACCAGATACTTCCTTGCATTAA
- the LOC136206991 gene encoding LOB domain-containing protein 42 — MRMSCNGCRVLRKGCSDDCIIRPCLQWIKSSDAQANATLFLAKFYGRAGLINLIEAGPQHLRPAVFRSLLYEACGRIVNPVCGSVGLLWSGNWSQCQSAVDSVLRGGHITQMSSEASSSADPHLIDPPKNYDIRHVSKETNSADLNKVKNRTRFKRHVTVNKPASPTPIPEFGEASASQSGNDETSMFSVETLELSQNQNQNQNQNQNQNQNQNQNQNQNQQGFNFNDNSNDQLGLDLTLALVPIQ, encoded by the exons ATGAGGATGAGTTGCAATGGCTGCAGAGTTTTACGCAAAGGCTGCAGCGATGACTGTATAATCAGGCCTTGTCTTCAATGGATCAAATCCTCCGATGCCCAAGCTAATGCTACtctctttcttgccaagttcTATGGCCGTGCTGGTCTCATcaatctcatcgaagctggacCCCAACATCTTCGCCCTG CTGTATTTCGATCACTGTTATATGAAGCTTGTGGTAGGATAGTGAATCCAGTGTGTGGATCTGTGGGTTTGCTTTGGTCTGGTAATTGGTCTCAGTGTCAATCAGCCGTTGATTCTGTTCTAAGGGGAGGCCATATTACCCAAATGTCTTCTgaagcttcttcttctgctgATCCTCACTTGATTGATCCTCCAAAGAATTACGACATACGCCATGTTTCCAAGGAAACTAACTCCGCTGACCTCAACAAGGTTAAGAACAGAACAAGGTTTAAGCGTCATGTTACTGTTAACAAGCCCGCTTCCCCGACTCCGATTCCTGAGTTTGGAGAGGCGTCAGCCAGTCAATCGGGAAATGACGAAACCAGTATGTTCTCTGTTGAGACACTAGAACTCAGCCAGAACCAGAACCAGAACCAGAACCAGAACCAGAACCAGAACCAGAACCAGAACCAGAACCAGAACCAGAACCAGCAGGGTTTCAATTTCAATGATAATAGCAATGATCAGCTTGGTTTGGACCTCACTCTTGCTCTGGTTCCCATCCAGTAA